The following coding sequences are from one Strix uralensis isolate ZFMK-TIS-50842 chromosome 6, bStrUra1, whole genome shotgun sequence window:
- the LOC141945490 gene encoding carnosine N-methyltransferase 2 isoform X1 produces MDLTPEMKRNRFPSMNFEAEILTAPHDNSELYVIPSMRSLTAEEYVEAFKSFLDHSTEHQCMDQFNKEEMPNIMAGLGNGKSTINVLGVGSGTGEQDLKMIRILQAVHPGVLIDNEIIEPNPQHVAAYKELVNQAPDLQNVSFIWHQLTSSQYEQQMKEKGAHKKFDFIHMIQMLYRVEDIPNTIKYFHSCLDHHGKLLIIILSDSSGWASLWKKYRHCLPSTDSGHYITSNSVTDVLKRLGVEYHVYEFPSGWDITECFIEGDPVGGHMMDFLTGTKNFLGTAPPGLRQRLQEALCQPECSSKKDGRIIFSNNLSMIVVES; encoded by the exons ATGGACCTGACTCCGGAGATGAAGAG GAATAGGTTCCCCAGCATGAACTTTGAAGCAGAGATTCTGACAGCTCCACACGATAATTCAG AGCTGTATGTGATCCCTTCCATGAGAAGTCTCACAGCTGAGGAGTATGTAGAGGCCTTTAAGTCATTTTTGGATCATTCAACAGAGCACCAGTGCATGGACCAGTTCAACAAGGAAGAAATGCCCAACATCATGGCTGG TCTCGGCAATGGAAAATCGACTATAAATGTTCTGGGAGTTGGAAGCGGCACAG GTGAGCAGGATTTGAAAATGATCAGGATACTGCAGGCTGTGCACCCAGGGGTCCTTATTGACAATGAAATCATAGAGCCCAACCCACAGCATGTGGCAGCTTACAAAG AGTTGGTGAATCAAGCTCCAGACCTGCAGAACGTCTCTTTTATTTGGCATCAGCTCACTTCCTCGCAGTACGAACAACAGATGAAAGAGAAAGGTGCACATAAGAAATTCGACTTCATCCATATGATCCAG ATGCTGTACCGTGTGGAGGATATTCCCAATACTATCAAGTATTTCCACAGTTGCCTCGACCATCATGGTAAACTCCTGATCATAATTTTATCAG ACAGTAGCGGATGGGCCAGCTTATGGAAGAAGTACAGGCACTGCTTGCCTTCCACCGACAGCGGCCACTACATCACCTCCAACAGCGTCACAGACGTTTTGAAGAGACTGGGTGTTGAATACCATGTTTATGAGTTCCCGTCGGGCTGGGATATCACCGAGTGCTTTATTGAGGGGGATCCGGTTGGAGGCCACATGATGGATTTCCTGACAGGGACAAAAAACTTCCTGGGCacggcccccccggggctgcggcagcGGCTGCAGGAGGCTCTTTGCCAGCCTGAGTGCAGCAGCAAAAAGGATGGGAGGATCATCTTCAGCAACAACTTGAGTATGATTGTGGTTGAATCCTAG
- the LOC141945490 gene encoding carnosine N-methyltransferase 2 isoform X2 — protein sequence MRSLTAEEYVEAFKSFLDHSTEHQCMDQFNKEEMPNIMAGLGNGKSTINVLGVGSGTGEQDLKMIRILQAVHPGVLIDNEIIEPNPQHVAAYKELVNQAPDLQNVSFIWHQLTSSQYEQQMKEKGAHKKFDFIHMIQMLYRVEDIPNTIKYFHSCLDHHGKLLIIILSDSSGWASLWKKYRHCLPSTDSGHYITSNSVTDVLKRLGVEYHVYEFPSGWDITECFIEGDPVGGHMMDFLTGTKNFLGTAPPGLRQRLQEALCQPECSSKKDGRIIFSNNLSMIVVES from the exons ATGAGAAGTCTCACAGCTGAGGAGTATGTAGAGGCCTTTAAGTCATTTTTGGATCATTCAACAGAGCACCAGTGCATGGACCAGTTCAACAAGGAAGAAATGCCCAACATCATGGCTGG TCTCGGCAATGGAAAATCGACTATAAATGTTCTGGGAGTTGGAAGCGGCACAG GTGAGCAGGATTTGAAAATGATCAGGATACTGCAGGCTGTGCACCCAGGGGTCCTTATTGACAATGAAATCATAGAGCCCAACCCACAGCATGTGGCAGCTTACAAAG AGTTGGTGAATCAAGCTCCAGACCTGCAGAACGTCTCTTTTATTTGGCATCAGCTCACTTCCTCGCAGTACGAACAACAGATGAAAGAGAAAGGTGCACATAAGAAATTCGACTTCATCCATATGATCCAG ATGCTGTACCGTGTGGAGGATATTCCCAATACTATCAAGTATTTCCACAGTTGCCTCGACCATCATGGTAAACTCCTGATCATAATTTTATCAG ACAGTAGCGGATGGGCCAGCTTATGGAAGAAGTACAGGCACTGCTTGCCTTCCACCGACAGCGGCCACTACATCACCTCCAACAGCGTCACAGACGTTTTGAAGAGACTGGGTGTTGAATACCATGTTTATGAGTTCCCGTCGGGCTGGGATATCACCGAGTGCTTTATTGAGGGGGATCCGGTTGGAGGCCACATGATGGATTTCCTGACAGGGACAAAAAACTTCCTGGGCacggcccccccggggctgcggcagcGGCTGCAGGAGGCTCTTTGCCAGCCTGAGTGCAGCAGCAAAAAGGATGGGAGGATCATCTTCAGCAACAACTTGAGTATGATTGTGGTTGAATCCTAG